The Rhodothermaceae bacterium genome contains the following window.
TCAAAGAATGGCATACCAGAGGCCACAGGATCTACGAAGAATGAAATGAAATCGGAGTCTTGCCCGATTTCTAGGCGGATCATCAAAGAAATATCGGTGGACAGGCGGAAGGCTATGGAGATGTTGGCAGATTTGTAACCATCACTACCACATAACATGGGATGACGCGATTGATGCCCATGATGAAGCCCTTGTTGATGGTGGAGCGCCGGGTATTTTGAATGAGCACGCGATTCGGTCAGCTTTGGCACGGCCGTATCACGGGTATTTTAAGTCTCTCCATGAGAAGGTTGCTGCCCTGATGCATGGGATTATTTCCAATCACGGATTCATAGACGGAAACAAACGAACCGCATTTTATCTGGCGGAACTGCTTATTAGAAGGAGTGGATGCAAACTATTGGCCAGCAATGATCTCATGGTCGATATGATTACATCTGTTGCTCGTGGAGAAATGACTTTTGAGGAGTTGACAGAGTGGCTTCGTGAACAGATTGTATCCGTTGAGAACCCTTAATTGGATTGGATATTTGTGAAGGTTAGAGTATGCATAATCGTGGGCAGAGCATTAACGATAGAACATTGCGCGCATGACTCTTCGGCCTTAATTTTGAGATGAGTCATTAGCCTGGAGCTAAGGAGTTAGTGGAGATGGATGGAGGCGTCAAGTGTACGGCGCCAATACCCTCGGAGGGTTTCAAACCTCACAGGTCGAAGGCTTTGATCAACTAGTCTGACTGGCTATGTTCTATCACCACCTGATATACGGTGCCATCAGATCCGATACAGCCTACGAGCCGCTGGGTGAGGATTGGTTTTCGAAATGATTTACGAATCATGTTGTAGAGGAAAGCAATTGGATTAGCATAGGCGCCGATGCCAGTCTATGGTTGCATTTAAGCTTCCAATGTAACATAAGGGTAATTATGTTACATTAATGAAAACGAATACTCTGAACTTGATATGGATTCTGGGCTCTCTTGGGAATATATGGTTTAGCTACTTGATGACCCACCGTTTACGGCACACAAGATCGCATTCCTAACGTCGGGTATGCGGACGGAACGTCAAACGAGGAGGATTGGGTTACTACTGTTAGATAGACTTCACTTTATCCAAGGCGTAATCATACAGATAATTCTTCTGTTCCTTTGTCAATGTCTGACCTGTAAAGTAAAGATGTGCTGCTAAATCGTCTTTCTTTACTTCCCATAGCCCCTCAGGGATACTAATATTTGTTTCAGGATGCGTCCTGTTCATCTCTAGAGACAGTCTTTCAAAAGATCGATATACTGGGTCTCCAGATTTTCTTGTCATAAGTAGAACGTGCTGTGGTGTCAAGCTCATGATTTTACGATAACTTGACGGATCAACGTGGATATCTCAAAATTGATTCACGGTTTTGGTGTTGTAAAGAGGTGGAATTGTAACTCATCTTGTATTTCGATTGGGGACCTTTAAACTTAGATTCAGGTTGTTACCCCTTCACGTTTGGGATGGCGGTCTGGCGGTTATCAAGCCCGTGAATCGTCTGTGAGGCTATGTAAAACCTGTCTACAGGTACCGAACGGTGAGACGTCAAGGAATCCCGTGCTGATTATAGTTTGAGTTATAATTCCCTTATCTTACACCGAGTATGGCATTGATGCGGGCCTTTGAGTAAATTGACGCTTAGGTCCCGCCAGCGAAGTATGGCATCTTATTGGCGGACAGTAAGTGATTTTCAAATTGGTAAATGAATCAACAAACTGCAGAAAAATTCTCGTTCCAGTTGCCTCGATGCAATCCGAATGATTATGATCGAATTACAAAAGAAATGGGAAAACGTATTGGCAAAGACACGGTTGATTTTGGGTTTGAGATCCTTGTTGAATCTAGCCAGAGATCTGATGGTCGATACTTAAGTCTTAGTTTTCCAGCAGATATTCCCATCCACCCAGAAGTCCTTTTGAGGCTCCACCATATTTTTCAAGTTACACTGGAATCCGTTCTTTCTGATCTTGAAATTCAGCCAATTGGATCTTAGGATTGGGCAGTACAGCTCCAGCATATAGGCCCGGACGAAGCTCCACTTCCTAACAAGTCAGAGCAC
Protein-coding sequences here:
- a CDS encoding type II toxin-antitoxin system death-on-curing family toxin, producing MCNHHYHITWDDAIDAHDEALVDGGAPGILNEHAIRSALARPYHGYFKSLHEKVAALMHGIISNHGFIDGNKRTAFYLAELLIRRSGCKLLASNDLMVDMITSVARGEMTFEELTEWLREQIVSVENP